One genomic region from Apodemus sylvaticus chromosome 1, mApoSyl1.1, whole genome shotgun sequence encodes:
- the Tmem126a gene encoding transmembrane protein 126A isoform X1 — protein MESHKPSTSKDDLIFNIISRKIKQLPEPDRNLLEYGSAYIGLNAAFGGLIANSLFRRILNVTQARIASSLPMAVIPFLTANLSYHSFVSLPLSTGDLNCETCTTMRGALVGFVLGGLYPILLAIPVNGGLAARYESSPLPQRGNIFNYWITVSKPVFRKMLFPTLLQTVFAAYLGSRQYKLLIKALQLPEPDLEIQ, from the exons ATGGAAAGTCATAAACCAAGTACTAGCAAGgatgatttaatatttaatatcatatccagaaaaattaaacaacttCCAGAACCAGACAG GAATCTGCTTGAATACGGATCAGCATATATTGGACTTAATGCTGCTTTTGGGGGCCTAATAGCGAACAGTCTATTTCGGCGAATCTTGAACGTGACACAAGCTCGAATAGCGTCTAGCTTACCAATGGCTGTGATCCCATTTTTGACAGCAAACCTGTCCTACCATAGTTTTGTAAGTTTACCTTTGAGTACAG gtgatttgaactgtgaaACCTGTACCACGATGCGGGGTGCACTAGTTGGTTTTGTTCTGGGTGGTCTGTACCCTATCCTTTTGGCTATACCCGTGAATGGGGGTCTTGCTGCCAG GTATGAATCAAGCCCCCTACCACAGAGGGGAAACATCTTCAATTACTGGATTACAGTTTCTAAGCCTGTttttagaaaaatgttatttCCTACTTTACTTCAGACTGTGTTTGCAGCTTATCTTGGATCTAGACAATACAAACTCCTCATAAAGGCCCTTCAGTTACCTGAACCTGACTTAGAAATTCAATGA
- the Tmem126a gene encoding transmembrane protein 126A isoform X2 yields the protein MAVIPFLTANLSYHSFVSLPLSTGDLNCETCTTMRGALVGFVLGGLYPILLAIPVNGGLAARYESSPLPQRGNIFNYWITVSKPVFRKMLFPTLLQTVFAAYLGSRQYKLLIKALQLPEPDLEIQ from the exons ATGGCTGTGATCCCATTTTTGACAGCAAACCTGTCCTACCATAGTTTTGTAAGTTTACCTTTGAGTACAG gtgatttgaactgtgaaACCTGTACCACGATGCGGGGTGCACTAGTTGGTTTTGTTCTGGGTGGTCTGTACCCTATCCTTTTGGCTATACCCGTGAATGGGGGTCTTGCTGCCAG GTATGAATCAAGCCCCCTACCACAGAGGGGAAACATCTTCAATTACTGGATTACAGTTTCTAAGCCTGTttttagaaaaatgttatttCCTACTTTACTTCAGACTGTGTTTGCAGCTTATCTTGGATCTAGACAATACAAACTCCTCATAAAGGCCCTTCAGTTACCTGAACCTGACTTAGAAATTCAATGA
- the Crebzf gene encoding CREB/ATF bZIP transcription factor isoform X1, with protein sequence MRHSLTKLLAASGRDFPSHRDSQEPAATRAPPRGPTGAAAGAGTPRPGSPDREQPHGDGGEPEARRGSRGCVAVRAPASSPVKMEEEEEDAIAMVPKEEPEDMDFLSGLELADLLDPRQPDWHLEPGLSSPGPLSSSGGGSESGGLLRGDDDDETAAAEMQRFSDLLQRLLNGIGGCSSGSDRGSGEKRRRKSPGGGGGASDSNQAATKSPRKAAAAAARLNRLKKKEYVMGLESRVRGLAAENQELRAENRELGKRVQALQEESRYLRAVLANETGLARLLSRLSGVGLRLTTSLFRDSPAGDHDYALPVGKPPQELPEDDDAAGGVCLHVDKDKVSVEFCSACARKASSALKIFFFR encoded by the exons ATGAGGCACAGCCTGACCAAGCTGCTGGCAGCCTCGGGCCGCGACTTCCCGAGCCACCGCGACAGCCAGGAGCCGGCCGCCACGCGCGCGCCGCCCCGGGGCCCGACTGGGGCAGCCGCGGGGGCGGGGACGCCGAGGCCGGGATCGCCTGACCGCGAGCAACCTCACGGGGACGGGGGCGAGCCGGAGGCCCGGAGGGGGAGCCGCGGCTGCGTGGCCGTGCGCGCGCCCGCGTCCTCGCCagtgaagatggaggaggaggaggaggacgcgATCGCTATGGTCCCCAAAGAAGAGCCGGAGGACATGGACTTTCTCTCCGGGCTGGAGCTGGCCGATCTGCTGGACCCTCGGCAACCGGACTGGCACCTGGAGCCCGGGCTCAGCTCGCCCGGGCCCCTGTCCTCGTCCGGCGGAGGCTCGGAGAGCGGCGGCCTGTTGCGGGGGGACGACGACGACGAGACCGCGGCCGCGGAGATGCAGCGCTTTTCCGACTTGCTGCAGAGGCTCTTGAACGGCATCGGAGGCTGCAGCAGCGGCAGTGACCGCGGCAGCGGGGAAAAGAGGCGGAGGAAGTCCCCGGGAGGAGGCGGTGGCGCCAGCGACAGCAACCAGGCGGCGACCAAGAGTCCTCGGAAGGCGGCGGCGGCCGCTGCCCGTCTTAAtcggctcaagaagaaggagtacgtgatggggctggagagtcgAGTCCGGGGACTGGCAGCCGAGAACCAGGAGCTGCGGGCCGAGAATCGGGAGCTGGGCAAACGCGTGCAAGCACTGCAGGAGGAGAGTCGCTACCTACGGGCCGTCCTAGCCAACGAGACCGGACTGGCTCGCCTGCTGAGCCGGCTGAGCGGCGTGGGACTGCGGCTGACCACCTCGCTCTTCAGGGACTCGCCCGCCGGGGACCACGACTACGCCCTGCCGGTGGGGAAGCCGCCGCAGGAGCTGCCGGAGGACGACGACGCGGCGGGAGGAGTGTGTCTCCATGTGGACAAGGATAAGGTGTCGGTGGAGTTCTGCTCGGCGTGCGCTCGGAAGGCGTCGTCTGCTCTTAAAAT TTTCTTTTTTAGGTGA
- the Crebzf gene encoding CREB/ATF bZIP transcription factor isoform X2 yields the protein MRHSLTKLLAASGRDFPSHRDSQEPAATRAPPRGPTGAAAGAGTPRPGSPDREQPHGDGGEPEARRGSRGCVAVRAPASSPVKMEEEEEDAIAMVPKEEPEDMDFLSGLELADLLDPRQPDWHLEPGLSSPGPLSSSGGGSESGGLLRGDDDDETAAAEMQRFSDLLQRLLNGIGGCSSGSDRGSGEKRRRKSPGGGGGASDSNQAATKSPRKAAAAAARLNRLKKKEYVMGLESRVRGLAAENQELRAENRELGKRVQALQEESRYLRAVLANETGLARLLSRLSGVGLRLTTSLFRDSPAGDHDYALPVGKPPQELPEDDDAAGGVCLHVDKDKVSVEFCSACARKASSALKM from the coding sequence ATGAGGCACAGCCTGACCAAGCTGCTGGCAGCCTCGGGCCGCGACTTCCCGAGCCACCGCGACAGCCAGGAGCCGGCCGCCACGCGCGCGCCGCCCCGGGGCCCGACTGGGGCAGCCGCGGGGGCGGGGACGCCGAGGCCGGGATCGCCTGACCGCGAGCAACCTCACGGGGACGGGGGCGAGCCGGAGGCCCGGAGGGGGAGCCGCGGCTGCGTGGCCGTGCGCGCGCCCGCGTCCTCGCCagtgaagatggaggaggaggaggaggacgcgATCGCTATGGTCCCCAAAGAAGAGCCGGAGGACATGGACTTTCTCTCCGGGCTGGAGCTGGCCGATCTGCTGGACCCTCGGCAACCGGACTGGCACCTGGAGCCCGGGCTCAGCTCGCCCGGGCCCCTGTCCTCGTCCGGCGGAGGCTCGGAGAGCGGCGGCCTGTTGCGGGGGGACGACGACGACGAGACCGCGGCCGCGGAGATGCAGCGCTTTTCCGACTTGCTGCAGAGGCTCTTGAACGGCATCGGAGGCTGCAGCAGCGGCAGTGACCGCGGCAGCGGGGAAAAGAGGCGGAGGAAGTCCCCGGGAGGAGGCGGTGGCGCCAGCGACAGCAACCAGGCGGCGACCAAGAGTCCTCGGAAGGCGGCGGCGGCCGCTGCCCGTCTTAAtcggctcaagaagaaggagtacgtgatggggctggagagtcgAGTCCGGGGACTGGCAGCCGAGAACCAGGAGCTGCGGGCCGAGAATCGGGAGCTGGGCAAACGCGTGCAAGCACTGCAGGAGGAGAGTCGCTACCTACGGGCCGTCCTAGCCAACGAGACCGGACTGGCTCGCCTGCTGAGCCGGCTGAGCGGCGTGGGACTGCGGCTGACCACCTCGCTCTTCAGGGACTCGCCCGCCGGGGACCACGACTACGCCCTGCCGGTGGGGAAGCCGCCGCAGGAGCTGCCGGAGGACGACGACGCGGCGGGAGGAGTGTGTCTCCATGTGGACAAGGATAAGGTGTCGGTGGAGTTCTGCTCGGCGTGCGCTCGGAAGGCGTCGTCTGCTCTTAAAATGTAG